One part of the Ralstonia pickettii genome encodes these proteins:
- a CDS encoding Bug family tripartite tricarboxylate transporter substrate binding protein, translating to MTSARTARRRLIASAALLCAGLPLLAAAPVQAQDYPAKPIRIIVAYPTGGISDNVARALGEKLSAQLGQPVVVENRAGAGGSIGMDAVAKAAPDGYTLGFSSVSPLTLNPHFGKLPYDPQKDIAPVANVMYAPMILLGTPSFTGKSFADMLSQSRAKPGSIRWSTSGLGTVGHLALEQIKSQARVDITLIPYKGGGQQLTDALGGQVEVMSTNVGRTLMQHITSGELRPLAVGAPHRLDALPNVPTFTELGYAKANMASTFGVFAPAKTPAPVIARLNAEINKALAAPDLRERLTQAAVVPAGGTAEQFAAAIRAEYDSNGRIVRAAGIKEQ from the coding sequence ATGACTTCCGCACGTACTGCCCGCCGTCGTCTGATTGCTTCTGCTGCGCTACTGTGCGCCGGTCTGCCGTTGCTTGCTGCTGCGCCGGTGCAAGCGCAGGACTATCCGGCCAAGCCGATCCGCATCATCGTCGCGTACCCGACCGGCGGCATTTCCGACAACGTGGCGCGTGCGCTCGGTGAAAAGCTGTCGGCGCAACTGGGCCAGCCGGTGGTGGTGGAAAACCGGGCGGGTGCCGGCGGCAGCATCGGCATGGACGCCGTAGCCAAGGCGGCTCCGGATGGCTACACGCTGGGCTTTTCGTCGGTGAGCCCGCTGACGCTCAATCCGCATTTCGGCAAGCTGCCGTACGACCCGCAGAAAGACATCGCGCCCGTGGCCAATGTCATGTACGCACCGATGATCCTGCTGGGCACGCCTTCGTTCACCGGCAAGAGCTTTGCCGACATGCTGAGCCAGTCGCGGGCCAAGCCAGGTTCGATCCGCTGGTCGACATCGGGCCTCGGTACGGTGGGGCATCTGGCGCTGGAGCAGATCAAGTCGCAGGCGCGTGTGGATATCACGCTCATCCCGTACAAGGGCGGTGGCCAGCAACTGACCGATGCGCTGGGCGGCCAGGTTGAAGTCATGTCGACCAACGTCGGCCGGACCCTGATGCAACACATCACGAGCGGCGAGCTGCGCCCGCTCGCGGTGGGTGCGCCGCACCGGCTCGATGCGCTGCCTAATGTGCCGACCTTCACCGAGCTGGGTTACGCCAAGGCGAATATGGCGTCGACCTTCGGCGTGTTCGCGCCCGCCAAGACGCCGGCCCCCGTGATTGCCCGATTGAACGCCGAGATCAACAAGGCGCTGGCCGCGCCCGATCTGCGCGAGCGCCTCACGCAGGCCGCCGTGGTGCCGGCGGGCGGCACCGCCGAGCAATTTGCCGCGGCCATCCGCGCGGAATACGACAGCAACGGCCGCATCGTGCGCGCCGCCGGCATCAAGGAACAGTGA
- a CDS encoding porin, which translates to MKKSAILVAVGALFAGSAYAQSSVTLYGIVDTSIHYINNANQAGNSVTQMESGAVSNSRWGLKGSEDLGGGTKALFVLESGFNSATGKMSSAGTLFNRQSFVGLSNKDLGTITLGRQYNFGFTTGGNFDPLGVGNYDGNSWMYYGLTGLRESNMLKYEGKWNGLSVGLAYGFGEVPGAASQNSYVGGTVAYEFGPAYIGAFAQQHKDIAGNKQTVWGIGGNYTIAAAKLFAGYIDSSDATGCVNSSANCVGGSAFGLNIYGNATSGAGLTPGATKRRDHVGILGVTYNITPALALTGAFYYDSINNAALTAGNDGKRYTGVLLAEYALSKRTQVYGTVDYNKVKDAALPELSGGGNATGVGKSNQTSVGVGIRHIF; encoded by the coding sequence ATGAAAAAGTCTGCCATTCTGGTTGCAGTTGGCGCCCTGTTCGCAGGTTCTGCCTACGCCCAATCGAGCGTGACGCTGTACGGTATTGTCGATACCAGCATTCACTACATCAACAACGCCAACCAAGCTGGCAACAGCGTGACCCAGATGGAAAGCGGCGCTGTGTCGAACAGCCGCTGGGGCCTGAAGGGCTCGGAAGACCTGGGCGGCGGCACCAAGGCTCTGTTCGTGCTGGAAAGCGGCTTCAACTCGGCCACTGGCAAGATGAGCAGCGCTGGTACGTTGTTCAACCGTCAGTCGTTCGTGGGTCTGTCGAACAAGGACCTGGGCACCATCACCCTGGGTCGTCAATACAACTTCGGCTTCACGACGGGCGGCAACTTCGACCCGCTGGGCGTGGGTAACTATGACGGCAACTCGTGGATGTACTACGGCCTGACCGGTCTGCGTGAATCGAACATGCTGAAGTACGAAGGCAAGTGGAACGGCCTGTCGGTCGGCCTGGCCTACGGCTTTGGCGAAGTTCCGGGTGCAGCAAGCCAGAACTCGTACGTTGGCGGCACGGTGGCCTATGAATTCGGCCCGGCCTACATCGGCGCATTCGCACAGCAGCACAAGGATATTGCTGGCAACAAGCAAACCGTTTGGGGTATCGGTGGTAACTACACCATCGCTGCGGCCAAGCTGTTCGCAGGCTACATCGACAGCAGCGACGCCACGGGTTGCGTGAACAGCTCGGCAAACTGCGTCGGCGGCAGCGCCTTTGGCCTGAACATCTACGGCAACGCCACCTCGGGCGCTGGCCTGACCCCGGGCGCCACGAAGCGTCGTGACCACGTCGGCATCCTGGGCGTGACGTACAACATCACCCCGGCCCTGGCTCTGACGGGCGCGTTCTACTACGACAGCATTAACAACGCTGCTCTGACCGCCGGCAACGACGGCAAGCGCTACACCGGTGTTCTGCTGGCCGAGTACGCCCTGTCCAAGCGCACGCAAGTGTATGGCACGGTCGACTACAACAAGGTCAAGGACGCAGCTCTGCCGGAACTGTCGGGTGGCGGCAACGCAACCGGCGTTGGCAAGTCGAACCAGACGAGCGTTGGCGTGGGTATCCGCCACATCTTCTAA
- a CDS encoding xanthine dehydrogenase family protein molybdopterin-binding subunit, protein MSNVGQPLDRTDGLLKVTGQARYSAEFQVPRLVHAVLVQSTVPAGRISRVDAHVAQAMPGVLLVMTHENAPRLPNDGKPALEPPAGRVLSLLQDDQVHYNGQPVALVVGDTLEHAQAAARMVRVEVAQQAARLDFETARADAHSPGKVQGQSADTMRGDLAAGMAQAAQRIEAVYGTPMETHNPMEPHATIAVWEGDSLTLYDSTQYVSGVRRTVAKTLGLSPDKLRVVCPFVGGGFGCKGSVWSHVVLAAMAARQAGRPVKLVLERPQMFGPVGGRPRTEQRIALGAGPDGRFTAISHDSLTTTSMIEDWTEPCAVVTRMLYDTPHQRTTHRLARLNIGTPTFMRAPGEATGTFALEVALDEMAYALGIDPVELRLRNDAVQDPEKRLPWSSKSLAACYRAGAERFGWARRNPQPGSMRQGNTRVGWGMATATYPANRSAAAATARYLPDGTVQVESGSQDLGTGTYTVMTQVAADAMGVPVDRVHFSLGDTRMPEAPVSGGSQSAASVSPAVQAAGTQARDALIAAAVADASSPLHGLAADEVTVADGFLSARSGAREPVAAVVARYGRPIEVTAKVQPGEEKQKFSMHSFGAVFVEVHVDADLGVVRVSRIVGSYGVGRLLNAKTGRSQLMGGIVWGMGMALFEESLLDPRYGRIVNNNLAEYHVPVNADVPDIDILVLDEADPHINPLGAKGIGEIGITGVPAAIANAVYHATGRRVRELPITLDKLI, encoded by the coding sequence ATGAGCAACGTCGGCCAACCGCTGGATCGCACTGACGGTCTGCTTAAAGTCACGGGCCAGGCACGCTACTCCGCCGAGTTTCAGGTGCCGCGTCTGGTACATGCGGTGCTGGTGCAAAGCACGGTGCCCGCCGGCCGGATCAGCCGGGTCGATGCGCACGTCGCGCAGGCCATGCCCGGCGTGCTGCTGGTGATGACGCACGAGAACGCGCCGCGCTTGCCAAACGATGGCAAGCCCGCGCTGGAACCACCGGCCGGACGCGTGCTCTCGTTGCTGCAGGACGATCAGGTGCATTACAACGGCCAGCCCGTCGCGCTAGTGGTGGGCGACACGCTGGAACATGCGCAGGCCGCAGCGCGCATGGTGCGCGTGGAGGTTGCGCAGCAGGCGGCGCGGCTCGATTTCGAAACCGCCCGCGCCGATGCGCACTCGCCCGGCAAGGTGCAGGGGCAGTCGGCCGATACCATGCGCGGCGATTTGGCCGCCGGCATGGCGCAAGCGGCGCAGCGCATCGAGGCCGTCTACGGTACGCCCATGGAAACGCACAACCCCATGGAGCCCCACGCGACCATCGCGGTGTGGGAGGGCGATTCCCTCACGTTGTACGACAGCACGCAGTACGTCTCGGGTGTGCGCCGCACCGTCGCCAAGACGCTTGGCCTGTCGCCTGACAAACTCCGTGTGGTGTGCCCGTTCGTGGGCGGCGGGTTCGGCTGCAAGGGCTCGGTGTGGTCGCATGTGGTGCTGGCGGCGATGGCCGCGCGCCAGGCCGGGCGGCCCGTCAAGCTGGTCCTGGAGCGGCCGCAGATGTTCGGCCCGGTCGGCGGGCGCCCGCGCACCGAGCAGCGCATCGCCTTGGGCGCCGGCCCCGATGGCCGCTTCACCGCCATCTCTCACGACTCGCTGACCACCACGTCGATGATTGAAGACTGGACCGAGCCCTGCGCCGTCGTGACCCGCATGCTCTACGACACGCCCCACCAGCGGACGACGCATCGGCTCGCGCGCCTCAACATCGGCACGCCGACGTTCATGCGGGCGCCCGGCGAAGCCACCGGTACGTTCGCACTGGAAGTGGCACTGGATGAGATGGCCTACGCGCTCGGTATCGACCCGGTGGAGCTGCGCCTGCGCAACGATGCGGTACAGGACCCGGAAAAACGCCTCCCGTGGTCGAGCAAATCGCTGGCGGCGTGTTATCGCGCCGGCGCCGAGCGCTTTGGCTGGGCACGTCGCAATCCCCAACCGGGCAGCATGCGCCAGGGCAATACACGTGTCGGGTGGGGCATGGCCACGGCCACGTACCCCGCAAACCGCAGTGCCGCGGCCGCCACCGCGCGCTACCTGCCGGACGGCACGGTGCAGGTCGAATCGGGCTCGCAGGATCTGGGCACCGGCACCTACACGGTGATGACGCAGGTAGCGGCGGATGCCATGGGCGTGCCGGTCGACCGCGTGCACTTCAGCTTGGGCGACACGCGCATGCCCGAGGCGCCGGTGTCGGGCGGATCGCAGAGCGCGGCCAGCGTCTCGCCCGCCGTGCAGGCTGCGGGCACGCAGGCGCGCGATGCGTTGATTGCCGCAGCCGTTGCCGATGCCAGCTCGCCGCTGCACGGGCTCGCTGCAGACGAGGTCACCGTGGCCGACGGCTTCCTCAGCGCCCGCAGCGGTGCGCGCGAGCCCGTGGCTGCCGTGGTCGCCCGCTACGGCCGTCCCATCGAGGTGACCGCCAAGGTGCAGCCGGGCGAGGAAAAGCAGAAGTTCTCAATGCACTCGTTCGGTGCGGTGTTTGTCGAGGTGCATGTCGATGCGGATCTGGGCGTGGTCCGCGTCTCGCGCATCGTCGGCAGCTACGGCGTGGGGCGGTTGCTCAATGCCAAGACCGGCCGCAGCCAGCTCATGGGCGGCATCGTCTGGGGCATGGGCATGGCGCTGTTCGAAGAGAGCCTGCTGGACCCGCGTTACGGTCGTATCGTCAACAACAACCTGGCGGAGTACCACGTGCCCGTCAACGCCGATGTGCCCGACATCGACATCCTCGTGCTCGATGAGGCGGACCCGCACATCAACCCGCTCGGCGCCAAGGGCATCGGCGAGATCGGTATCACGGGCGTGCCGGCAGCCATCGCCAATGCCGTCTATCACGCCACCGGCCGGCGCGTGCGCGAATTGCCGATCACGCTCGACAAGCTCATCTGA
- a CDS encoding FAD binding domain-containing protein, protein MQSIAYDRASSVEAAVRLGNEPGARYIGGGTNLLDLMKGGVEQPQRLVDVSRLPLAQIRALPDGGLRLGAMARNADTAAHPLVRSRYPLLSEAIVSGASGQLRNMATNGGNLMQRTRCHYFYDTAYPACNKRQPGSGCAAREGFNRMHAILGASEACVATHPSDMAVALAALDATVVVHGARGERRIPFEAFHRLPEAHPEIDTTLGPGELIVAIDLPPPVFGPHVHYLKVRDRASYAFALVSVAAALALQADGRTIREARIALGGVAHKPWRAHAAEQMLAGQVLDAQLFAQAGALAVQGAQPLRDNGFKVPLTQRAVARALTVASDPTGGVA, encoded by the coding sequence ATGCAATCGATTGCTTATGACCGTGCATCTTCCGTCGAGGCCGCCGTGCGCCTGGGCAACGAGCCGGGCGCGCGCTATATCGGCGGGGGGACGAATCTGCTGGACCTGATGAAGGGCGGCGTCGAGCAACCGCAGCGGCTGGTGGACGTGAGCCGCCTGCCGCTGGCGCAGATTCGCGCGTTGCCCGACGGTGGCCTGCGCCTGGGCGCGATGGCGCGCAATGCCGATACGGCGGCGCATCCGCTGGTGCGCTCGCGCTATCCGCTCCTGAGCGAAGCGATTGTGTCGGGCGCGTCTGGCCAACTGCGCAACATGGCCACCAACGGCGGCAACCTGATGCAGCGCACGCGTTGCCATTACTTCTACGACACGGCGTACCCGGCGTGCAACAAGCGGCAGCCCGGTTCCGGCTGTGCCGCGCGCGAGGGCTTCAATCGCATGCACGCCATCCTCGGCGCCAGCGAGGCCTGCGTGGCGACGCATCCGTCCGACATGGCTGTCGCCTTGGCCGCGCTCGACGCCACGGTGGTGGTGCACGGCGCGCGCGGTGAGCGGCGTATCCCGTTCGAAGCGTTCCATCGGCTGCCGGAAGCGCATCCCGAGATCGACACGACGCTCGGGCCCGGCGAGTTGATCGTCGCCATCGATCTGCCGCCGCCCGTGTTCGGCCCTCACGTGCATTACCTGAAGGTGCGCGACCGTGCCAGTTATGCGTTTGCGCTGGTGTCGGTGGCTGCGGCGCTGGCGTTGCAAGCGGATGGGCGGACGATCCGGGAGGCGCGCATCGCGCTGGGCGGCGTCGCGCACAAGCCGTGGCGTGCGCATGCGGCCGAGCAGATGCTGGCGGGGCAGGTGCTGGACGCGCAGTTGTTTGCCCAGGCCGGCGCGTTGGCCGTGCAGGGCGCACAGCCATTGCGCGACAACGGTTTCAAGGTGCCGCTCACACAGCGTGCAGTGGCGCGCGCGCTAACCGTGGCTTCCGACCCGACTGGAGGTGTGGCATGA
- a CDS encoding 2Fe-2S iron-sulfur cluster-binding protein, which yields MSEHPSAASSDPSQATDGSPARPSRRGFLQSAAAAASALALPYESAGARTDASAPARPAALAPARPVSLNINGKPYALSLEPRVTLLDALREVLGLTGTKKGCDRGQCGACTVLVNGRRINSCLTLAIMHEGEAITTVEGLAHAHEGVVDRAALHPVQAAFLEHDAFQCGYCTPGQICSAVAVLEEAGRGMPSAVTSPAALGNDGAVALTEDEIRERMSGNLCRCGAYPNIVAAIRVVAAKSGNVA from the coding sequence ATGTCAGAACATCCCTCCGCAGCATCGAGCGACCCTTCCCAGGCAACGGATGGATCACCCGCCCGCCCCAGCCGGCGTGGCTTTTTGCAGAGCGCGGCCGCCGCGGCGTCGGCGCTTGCGTTGCCGTACGAGTCGGCGGGCGCGCGCACTGATGCGTCGGCCCCGGCACGTCCGGCGGCGTTGGCACCGGCGCGGCCCGTGTCCCTCAATATCAACGGCAAGCCGTATGCGTTGTCGCTAGAGCCGCGTGTCACATTGCTCGATGCGCTGCGCGAGGTGCTCGGCCTGACCGGCACCAAGAAGGGCTGCGACCGCGGTCAGTGCGGCGCGTGCACTGTCCTCGTGAATGGTCGGCGCATTAACAGCTGCCTGACCCTGGCGATCATGCACGAGGGCGAGGCCATCACCACCGTTGAAGGGTTGGCGCATGCGCATGAAGGCGTGGTTGACCGCGCGGCGCTGCATCCGGTGCAGGCGGCCTTTCTTGAACACGACGCGTTCCAGTGCGGCTATTGCACGCCGGGGCAGATTTGCTCGGCTGTCGCCGTGTTGGAAGAGGCGGGCCGCGGCATGCCGAGCGCCGTCACGTCGCCCGCGGCGCTCGGCAATGACGGCGCCGTTGCGCTGACCGAAGACGAAATACGCGAGCGTATGAGCGGCAACCTCTGCCGCTGCGGCGCGTACCCCAACATCGTGGCGGCAATTCGTGTAGTGGCCGCCAAGTCGGGCAACGTTGCCTGA
- a CDS encoding M20/M25/M40 family metallo-hydrolase: MRAPLLPKGLRPAVLAVVALVGALAAGHAAAVPPAEIYKRAQQEKPALIDTMKTLVSIESGSKDIEGLDKIAGVIAERLRGMGGDVKLIDPSDHAYRMADTPEKIGKMVLARFKGEGKRNIMLIAHMDTVYLKGMLAQQPFRIDGDRAYGLGIADDKNGVAVILHTVSILQAVNFKQYGTLTVLINGDEEISSPGARAMQAKLGAEQDAVFSCEGTRVMSDKLSLATSGIGAILLDVKGKASHAGGAPEQGRNALYELSHQVLQMRDLSKPETGLKVNWTVAQAGTNRNVIPAVATAQADVRLLRAADADKLEETVNERIKNKLVSDTQVTAKFERRRPPLEATPASRALAEHAQKIYGELGKTLEIDDKAEGGGTDAAFAASKTKAPVIERFGLASFGAHSNDAEYVDLNSIVPRLYLLTRMVMDVSRDRVGLTK, translated from the coding sequence ATGAGAGCCCCGTTGTTGCCCAAGGGTTTGCGCCCTGCCGTGCTCGCCGTCGTTGCACTGGTCGGTGCGCTGGCTGCCGGCCACGCTGCCGCCGTGCCGCCGGCTGAAATCTACAAGCGCGCCCAGCAGGAAAAACCCGCGCTGATCGACACCATGAAGACGCTGGTTTCGATCGAATCGGGCAGCAAGGACATCGAAGGCCTGGACAAGATTGCCGGCGTGATCGCCGAGCGCCTGCGCGGCATGGGCGGCGACGTCAAGCTGATCGACCCCAGCGACCATGCCTACCGCATGGCCGACACGCCCGAAAAGATCGGCAAGATGGTGCTGGCGCGCTTCAAGGGTGAGGGCAAGCGCAACATCATGCTGATCGCGCACATGGACACCGTCTACCTGAAGGGCATGCTCGCGCAGCAGCCGTTCCGCATCGACGGCGACCGCGCCTACGGTCTGGGCATTGCCGACGACAAGAACGGCGTGGCGGTCATCCTGCACACGGTGTCGATCCTGCAGGCCGTCAATTTCAAGCAATACGGCACGCTCACGGTGCTGATCAACGGCGATGAAGAAATCAGCTCGCCCGGCGCGCGGGCCATGCAGGCCAAGCTGGGCGCCGAGCAGGACGCCGTGTTTTCGTGCGAAGGCACGCGCGTGATGTCGGACAAGCTGTCGCTGGCCACCAGCGGCATCGGCGCGATCCTGCTTGATGTAAAGGGCAAGGCTTCGCACGCGGGCGGCGCACCGGAGCAAGGCCGCAACGCGCTGTACGAACTGTCGCACCAGGTGCTCCAGATGCGCGATCTGTCCAAGCCCGAAACCGGCCTGAAAGTGAACTGGACGGTGGCACAAGCGGGCACCAACCGCAACGTGATCCCGGCCGTCGCCACCGCGCAGGCCGATGTGCGTCTGCTGCGGGCCGCCGATGCCGACAAGCTGGAAGAGACCGTCAACGAACGCATCAAGAACAAGCTGGTCTCGGATACGCAGGTCACGGCCAAGTTCGAGCGCCGCCGCCCGCCGCTGGAAGCGACGCCGGCGTCGCGCGCGTTGGCCGAGCACGCCCAGAAGATCTACGGCGAACTCGGCAAGACGCTGGAGATTGACGACAAGGCAGAAGGCGGCGGCACCGATGCCGCGTTTGCCGCGTCCAAGACCAAGGCGCCTGTGATCGAGCGCTTTGGGCTGGCGAGCTTCGGCGCGCACTCGAACGACGCCGAATACGTCGACTTGAACTCCATCGTGCCGCGCCTGTACCTGCTGACGCGCATGGTCATGGACGTGTCGCGCGATCGCGTCGGCCTGACCAAATAA
- a CDS encoding DUF1835 domain-containing protein has product MQYIHVVNGDVAGATLKQALAQAGRPDSVVVLRDDLAVGPLVDVDSVAMARSGFWQRVAPNSNIDFAAEMRDALASLADLRDATTEVAIWHGQSASDQLMLRRVAFHLHQSPQRINEVGMDVRELEAPNGQGPLTTIGMYSGARLARRFSTIAPVSVLRIGRLAYEWQQTVRENADTRLWKGNTLVPVSYGTVDEVILEHVPTDWASARDVVGSIMGAIDGLLASDWFVFWRCRELVGNGQLLLRGEANSLSTCELRRNVSVAV; this is encoded by the coding sequence ATGCAATACATCCATGTCGTCAACGGCGATGTTGCCGGCGCCACGCTCAAACAGGCGCTCGCACAGGCTGGCCGCCCCGATTCCGTAGTCGTGCTGCGCGACGATCTCGCCGTCGGGCCGCTGGTCGACGTCGATAGCGTCGCCATGGCACGCTCCGGCTTCTGGCAGCGCGTGGCGCCCAACAGCAATATCGACTTCGCCGCCGAGATGCGCGACGCACTTGCGTCGCTCGCCGACCTGCGCGATGCCACCACGGAAGTCGCCATCTGGCACGGCCAAAGCGCGTCGGACCAGCTCATGCTGCGCCGGGTGGCGTTCCATCTGCACCAATCGCCCCAGCGCATCAATGAAGTCGGCATGGATGTGCGCGAACTTGAGGCCCCCAACGGTCAGGGCCCGCTGACCACCATCGGCATGTATTCGGGCGCCCGGCTGGCGCGGCGGTTTTCGACCATCGCCCCGGTGTCGGTGCTGCGCATCGGCCGCCTGGCCTACGAATGGCAGCAGACCGTGCGCGAGAACGCCGACACGCGGCTGTGGAAGGGCAACACGCTGGTGCCGGTGTCGTACGGCACCGTCGATGAAGTGATCCTGGAGCACGTTCCCACCGACTGGGCCAGCGCCCGCGACGTGGTCGGCAGCATCATGGGCGCCATCGACGGGCTGCTCGCCAGCGACTGGTTCGTCTTCTGGCGCTGCCGCGAACTGGTCGGCAACGGACAGTTGCTGCTGCGCGGCGAGGCCAATTCGCTCAGCACCTGCGAACTGCGTCGCAATGTGAGCGTGGCCGTGTAG
- the kefC gene encoding glutathione-regulated potassium-efflux system protein KefC, translating to MQSHDLLVNFVIYLAAAVAAVPLARRLGLGSVLGYLLAGVIVGPWGLRLITNVQSILDFSEFGVVLMMFVIGLELEPARLWSLRRSIFGYGGLQLMVCALAVGLAVMAVGHPWRAGVVAGLGLALSSTAIALATLTERNLMRTPAGTASFGILLFQDIAAIPMIALLPLLATDAGDASGGHSWVAAAKAVGVVAAVIFGGRTVLRPVLRAIARTNMREMFTSFSLLLVVGIALLMHSVGLSMALGAFIAGVLLADSEYRHALETDIEPFKGLLLGLFFLAVGMSIDFGVLMRQPWAVIGLVAVFLAVKIGALRLLATRFGIARGQAWLFAFLLSQGGEFAFVVFGPGVAGNVLGDETAAALNLVVALSMAATPLLLLLHDKVLVPRMMDGKKRAPDAIEPQDNQVIIAGFGRFGQIVGRMLYSQGYSATVLDHDPDQIDMLRRFGFKVFYGDATRMDLLETAGADKASMMVVAIDDMETNLEVVDRVRERFPHLKLYVRARNVSHVYQLRDRGVEVIEREMFEGSLMLSRRVLEGLGKEPYEAHRIAQTFRRHTLNSMEQVYPVYRDQKKLVSLAQQGRDELAEMFQRDRTQRKRLRESAMPWGEGDDHSDVEGTQPDSDLANEGDGGDADTPIDCPARAGLRRDG from the coding sequence ATGCAATCGCACGATCTGCTCGTCAATTTCGTCATCTACCTGGCAGCGGCCGTGGCGGCAGTGCCACTGGCGCGTCGGCTGGGGCTGGGCTCCGTGCTCGGGTATCTGCTGGCCGGGGTGATCGTCGGGCCGTGGGGCCTGCGGCTCATCACGAATGTGCAGTCGATTCTGGATTTCTCCGAATTCGGCGTCGTGCTGATGATGTTTGTCATCGGCCTGGAACTGGAGCCGGCGCGGCTGTGGTCGCTACGGCGCAGCATCTTCGGATACGGCGGGCTGCAGCTCATGGTGTGCGCGCTGGCCGTGGGGCTGGCAGTCATGGCGGTGGGCCACCCCTGGCGTGCGGGTGTGGTGGCCGGCCTGGGGCTGGCGCTGTCGTCGACGGCCATCGCGCTGGCGACGCTGACCGAGCGTAATTTGATGCGCACGCCGGCCGGGACGGCCAGTTTCGGCATTCTGCTGTTCCAGGACATTGCGGCCATCCCGATGATCGCGCTGCTGCCGCTGTTGGCGACGGACGCCGGCGATGCCTCCGGCGGCCATAGCTGGGTGGCGGCGGCCAAGGCGGTGGGCGTGGTGGCGGCCGTGATCTTTGGCGGGCGCACGGTGCTGCGGCCCGTGCTGCGCGCCATTGCCCGCACCAACATGCGGGAGATGTTCACCTCGTTCTCGCTGTTGCTGGTGGTGGGCATTGCCTTGCTGATGCACAGCGTCGGTTTGTCGATGGCGCTGGGTGCATTCATTGCCGGCGTGCTGCTGGCCGATTCCGAATACCGTCACGCGCTCGAAACCGACATCGAGCCGTTCAAGGGCCTACTGCTCGGTCTGTTCTTCCTGGCCGTGGGCATGTCGATCGACTTTGGCGTGCTGATGCGCCAGCCGTGGGCCGTGATCGGCCTGGTTGCGGTGTTCCTGGCCGTGAAGATCGGCGCGCTGCGCCTCCTGGCCACGCGCTTTGGCATTGCGCGCGGACAGGCGTGGCTGTTTGCGTTCCTGCTCTCACAGGGCGGTGAGTTCGCGTTTGTGGTGTTCGGCCCCGGCGTGGCCGGCAACGTGCTGGGCGACGAGACGGCCGCCGCGCTTAACCTCGTGGTGGCACTGTCGATGGCCGCCACGCCGTTGCTGCTCCTGCTGCACGACAAGGTGCTGGTGCCGCGCATGATGGACGGCAAGAAGCGCGCGCCCGACGCCATCGAGCCGCAGGACAACCAGGTCATCATCGCGGGCTTCGGGCGTTTCGGGCAGATTGTCGGCCGCATGCTCTACAGCCAGGGCTATAGCGCCACCGTGCTCGATCACGATCCGGATCAGATCGACATGCTGCGCCGCTTCGGCTTCAAGGTCTTCTACGGCGACGCGACGCGCATGGACCTGCTGGAAACCGCCGGCGCCGACAAGGCCAGCATGATGGTCGTCGCCATCGACGACATGGAAACCAACCTTGAAGTGGTCGACCGTGTGCGCGAGCGCTTTCCGCACCTGAAGCTGTACGTGCGGGCGCGCAACGTGTCGCACGTCTACCAGTTGCGCGACCGAGGCGTGGAGGTGATCGAGCGTGAAATGTTCGAAGGCTCGCTCATGCTGAGCCGCCGCGTACTGGAAGGCCTGGGCAAGGAGCCTTACGAAGCGCACCGCATCGCGCAGACGTTCCGCCGCCATACGCTCAATTCGATGGAGCAGGTCTACCCGGTTTATCGCGATCAGAAGAAGCTGGTGTCGCTTGCGCAGCAAGGGCGCGACGAACTGGCGGAAATGTTCCAGCGCGACCGCACCCAACGCAAGCGCCTGCGCGAATCCGCCATGCCGTGGGGTGAGGGCGACGACCACAGCGACGTGGAAGGCACACAGCCCGATAGCGATCTCGCCAACGAAGGCGACGGTGGCGACGCGGACACCCCGATCGATTGCCCCGCGCGCGCAGGTCTGCGCCGAGACGGCTGA
- the kefF gene encoding glutathione-regulated potassium-efflux system oxidoreductase KefF — protein sequence MTPSRILVIYAHPAPRRSRANKPLARALANLPGVAMHDLYWHYPDFDIDVRAEQEAVEAAELIVFQFPVQWYATPSLLKEWIDVVLEMGWAYGPGGTALRGKHLMVLATTGGRAHSYNADGIHGHTFDMFLLPLQQTAALCGMQWQPPHVLHDADDASADVIDAHIAQVRAALQPWLPTDADAVA from the coding sequence ATGACGCCCTCGCGCATTCTTGTGATCTACGCGCATCCCGCGCCGCGCCGTTCACGTGCCAACAAGCCATTGGCGCGTGCGTTGGCTAATCTGCCCGGCGTGGCCATGCACGACCTGTACTGGCATTACCCCGATTTCGACATCGACGTGCGTGCCGAGCAGGAAGCGGTGGAAGCGGCGGAGCTGATCGTCTTCCAGTTTCCGGTGCAGTGGTACGCCACGCCATCGCTGCTCAAGGAGTGGATCGACGTGGTGCTCGAGATGGGCTGGGCCTACGGGCCGGGCGGCACCGCCTTGCGCGGCAAGCACCTGATGGTGCTTGCCACGACGGGCGGCCGCGCGCATTCCTACAACGCCGACGGCATTCACGGCCACACGTTCGACATGTTCCTGCTGCCGCTGCAGCAGACGGCAGCGCTGTGCGGCATGCAATGGCAGCCGCCGCATGTGCTGCACGACGCCGACGATGCGTCTGCTGACGTCATCGACGCCCATATCGCGCAGGTCCGCGCCGCGCTGCAACCCTGGCTCCCGACCGACGCCGACGCCGTCGCCTGA